Proteins from a genomic interval of Caulobacter sp. SL161:
- a CDS encoding helix-turn-helix transcriptional regulator: MTFDAPALILSSATAAIGLFAAAQLGLRRDWRTAPATALAMFLLLSGLSGIDLLLDRTGIYAAHPWTTGILWALSLFQGPSILAYVLAMTGEPERWTLGRVWRIAWPAGVAALLASPFFLLPAPTRLAVYSGAGVGTDVLAGVLQLVFVALFLGVTLGYLAAALMVLSQHVRRVRDLFSNLENRTLSWLRALVLLMLTAWAWGAVKSVLAIGANASWLDVAAAAVELGWTAAIGLFGLSQKPIYSQETETPNVLPPAEKYARSALPEARQVEIATRLEQAMRAEHLYRDPLLSLSALAGRVAITPNHLSQTLNDHLGQSFFDYVNRWRVEEAVGRIKASDEPILAIAYDVGFNSRSTFNAAVKKHAGQPPSAFRP, encoded by the coding sequence ATGACGTTCGACGCTCCGGCGCTGATCCTATCGTCCGCGACGGCGGCCATCGGCCTTTTTGCGGCGGCGCAGCTGGGTCTGCGGCGCGACTGGCGGACCGCACCGGCGACAGCGCTGGCGATGTTCCTGCTACTGAGCGGTCTGTCGGGAATCGACCTGCTGTTGGACCGCACCGGGATCTATGCCGCCCATCCGTGGACGACCGGCATTCTGTGGGCGCTGTCGCTGTTCCAGGGACCGTCAATCCTGGCCTATGTGCTGGCCATGACCGGCGAACCGGAGCGCTGGACGCTGGGCCGCGTCTGGCGGATCGCTTGGCCGGCCGGGGTCGCGGCTTTACTGGCGTCGCCGTTCTTCCTGCTGCCGGCCCCGACGCGACTGGCGGTCTACAGTGGCGCCGGGGTGGGGACGGACGTGCTGGCCGGCGTGCTCCAACTCGTCTTCGTCGCGCTGTTCCTGGGGGTCACCCTGGGTTACCTGGCCGCCGCCCTGATGGTGCTCAGCCAGCACGTGCGGCGCGTGCGGGACCTTTTCTCGAACCTGGAGAATCGGACGCTGAGCTGGCTGCGAGCGCTGGTGCTGCTGATGCTGACAGCTTGGGCCTGGGGCGCGGTCAAGTCCGTGCTGGCGATCGGAGCGAATGCTTCCTGGCTGGACGTCGCCGCCGCCGCCGTCGAACTGGGCTGGACCGCCGCCATCGGCCTCTTCGGCCTGTCGCAGAAGCCGATCTATAGCCAGGAAACTGAGACACCCAACGTCCTGCCACCGGCCGAGAAGTACGCCCGCTCGGCGCTACCCGAGGCCCGCCAGGTCGAGATCGCGACCAGGCTGGAGCAGGCCATGCGCGCCGAGCATCTGTATCGCGATCCGCTGCTATCGCTGAGCGCCCTGGCCGGCCGCGTGGCGATCACGCCCAACCACCTGTCCCAGACTCTGAACGATCACCTGGGCCAGAGCTTCTTCGACTACGTCAATCGCTGGCGGGTCGAAGAAGCGGTGGGGCGGATCAAGGCCTCGGACGAACCGATCCTGGCCATCGCCTACGACGTGGGCTTCAACTCGCGCTCCACCTTCAACGCCGCCGTCAAGAAGCACGCCGGACAGCCGCCCAGCGCCTTCCGGCCCTGA
- a CDS encoding MipA/OmpV family protein — protein sequence MIRYFAIAACALVLTPFAARAQEAEQPPERLFLLGAGVYATTNPYASAKKKTQTGALPLFVYQTQRFTADLSGLAVTAWSSDHFKLEGRVAPRFQLVDPKDTRDFSFLQRDAGVDLGGRLSAAAGPATLSLEYLRDVTDQAKGQEVNLDLALSASPLEKLSVDVVAGVSWKDEKLATWLYGLRETEVGKLRAFEYGRTARAASGGVLVPSLGVQARYQVTDRLFVIAAAEVELFDNDITDSPLIAKDHASSGFVSVVRRF from the coding sequence ATGATCCGCTATTTCGCTATCGCCGCCTGCGCCCTGGTCCTCACGCCCTTCGCGGCGCGGGCTCAGGAGGCCGAACAGCCGCCCGAACGCCTCTTCCTGCTGGGGGCCGGCGTCTATGCAACCACCAACCCCTACGCCTCCGCCAAGAAGAAGACCCAGACCGGCGCGCTGCCGCTGTTCGTCTATCAGACGCAGCGGTTTACCGCCGACCTGTCGGGCTTGGCGGTCACCGCTTGGAGTAGCGATCATTTCAAGCTGGAAGGTCGGGTCGCGCCGCGCTTCCAACTGGTCGATCCCAAGGACACGCGAGACTTTTCCTTCCTACAACGCGACGCTGGCGTTGATCTGGGCGGGCGGCTCAGCGCCGCCGCGGGCCCCGCCACGCTGAGTTTGGAATATCTGCGCGATGTCACTGACCAGGCCAAGGGTCAGGAGGTCAACCTGGATCTCGCCTTGTCGGCCAGCCCGCTGGAAAAGCTATCGGTCGATGTCGTCGCCGGCGTTTCTTGGAAGGACGAGAAGCTCGCCACCTGGCTCTACGGCCTGCGCGAGACGGAAGTCGGCAAGCTACGCGCCTTCGAGTACGGCCGCACAGCCAGGGCCGCGTCGGGTGGTGTGTTGGTCCCCTCGCTGGGCGTCCAGGCCCGCTACCAAGTCACCGACCGCCTCTTCGTGATCGCCGCCGCCGAGGTCGAACTGTTCGACAACGACATCACCGATAGCCCGCTGATAGCCAAGGACCATGCCAGCAGCGGCTTTGTCTCTGTGGTCCGTCGGTTCTAG
- a CDS encoding CPBP family intramembrane glutamic endopeptidase yields the protein MYFPARFAGPATLAWDSFKILLIWAAATGPMAILAWGVAPQLIRPDDPMPGLVFWRWVVAGMVWQLVLSLLILKLEGVPFRPYALARRLWLTSPIWRPSGKPMVLAFLLVPAFVALGFVGDDLVTRLFQATPIGLHLLEMAPAYADIRTLDVPAASGRWDILGLALVSSLFNYLLGEALLFHGVLLPRMEKAWGRWAWLGNGLLFAAYHAHKFWLMPGLVISCLCYSLPAQAFRSNWLAVLIHGLEGVILIVAVTAVILQP from the coding sequence ATGTACTTTCCCGCCCGCTTCGCCGGGCCTGCGACCCTCGCGTGGGACAGCTTCAAAATTCTTCTGATCTGGGCTGCGGCGACGGGGCCGATGGCCATCCTCGCATGGGGCGTCGCACCGCAACTGATCAGACCCGACGACCCAATGCCTGGCTTGGTCTTCTGGCGATGGGTTGTCGCCGGAATGGTCTGGCAGCTGGTCCTGTCGCTGCTCATCCTAAAGCTGGAGGGCGTCCCATTCCGCCCTTACGCCTTGGCTCGGCGGCTTTGGCTGACAAGCCCGATCTGGCGACCGAGCGGAAAGCCGATGGTGCTGGCCTTCCTGTTGGTCCCAGCCTTCGTCGCGCTGGGCTTCGTCGGCGATGATCTGGTGACGCGCCTCTTCCAGGCCACGCCGATCGGGCTGCATCTGCTGGAGATGGCCCCAGCCTACGCCGACATAAGGACCCTTGATGTTCCGGCCGCGAGCGGTCGTTGGGATATCTTGGGTTTGGCGCTCGTCTCAAGCCTCTTCAACTACCTGCTCGGCGAGGCGCTGCTCTTCCACGGGGTGCTGCTGCCGCGCATGGAGAAGGCTTGGGGGCGATGGGCCTGGCTCGGCAACGGCCTCCTCTTCGCCGCCTACCACGCCCACAAGTTCTGGCTGATGCCGGGCCTTGTCATCAGTTGCCTGTGTTACAGCCTTCCCGCCCAGGCTTTCCGGAGCAACTGGCTAGCCGTGCTCATCCACGGACTCGAGGGTGTTATCTTGATCGTCGCGGTCACGGCGGTGATCCTTCAACCGTGA